The Impatiens glandulifera chromosome 8, dImpGla2.1, whole genome shotgun sequence genome includes a window with the following:
- the LOC124912616 gene encoding actin-related protein 2/3 complex subunit 2A-like: MILLQSHSRYLLQVLTIRVDNLEKGIELDCQWIEFDDIRYHIQGSAKNPNFLLLSVSLPAPPPDTVFIGGLPLGAKESIKAAYGVVAQILDPPRDSFNLTLKLNLSKLPPDEGYKNSLLLKIASVREVVLGAPLRQTLISLASRTVAPNTERLVALVHRPMEAYFLAPQADKVTVVYPMRFKDSIDTIVATSFLQEFVEARRATGLSNAPPCSWSPSPPSELKGVAVEELSANAGFVSFVIFPRHVEGKKLDKTVWSLSTFYAYVSYHVKCSEGFMHTRMRRRVESLIEALDRAKPDNEKAKKTTTQNQSFKRLSLKEARSGRN; this comes from the exons ATGATACTTCTGCAATCTCACTCCAGATATCTTCTTCAGGTCTTGACCATTCGTGTCGACAA TCTTGAGAAAGGAATTGAATTAGATTGCCAATGGATTGAGTTTGATGACATTCGCTACCATATTCAG GGATCAGCGAAGAATCCAAATTTCCTGTTATTGTCTGTATCATTGCCTGCGCCGCCTCCAGACACTGTTTTTATTGGAGGACTTCCACTTGGAGCCAAAGAGTCCATTAAAGCAGCATATGGTGTAGTTGCACAAATCCTTGATCCTCCAAGAGACAGTTTCAATCTCACTCTGAAACTGAATTTGTCTAAACTTCCACCAGATGAAG GATATAAGAATAGTCTTTTGCTAAAGATTGCATCAGTTAGGGAAGTAGTTTTGGGTGCTCCACTAAGACAAACTCTCATATCCCTTGCTTCAAGGACTGTTGCTCCAAATACAGAGAGGTTGGTTGCACTTGTACATCGGCCTATGGAAGCTTATTTCCTTGCTCCTCAG GCAGACAAAGTGACAGTAGTGTATCCTATGAGATTCAAGGACTCTATTGATACAATTGTTGCTACTTCTTTCCTACAG GAATTTGTGGAAGCTAGGCGTGCTACTGGACTCAGTAATGCTCCTCCATGTTCATGGAGTCCTTCCCCACCTTCAGAATTGAAGGGAGTGGCTGTTGAAGAATTATCTGCTAATGCTGGATTTGTTTCCTTTG TCATCTTCCCGCGCCATGTGGAAGGCAAGAAACTTGACAAAACTGTGTGGAGCTTGTCCACATTTTATGCATATGTCAGCTACCATGTTAAG TGTTCAGAAGGTTTCATGCATACTCGAATGAGACGTCGCGTGGAATCACTGATTGAG GCCCTGGATCGTGCAAAGCCAGATAATGAAAAGGCAAAGAAGACTACTACACAAAACCAATCGTTCAAAAGACTG TCCCTAAAGGAAGCAAGGAGTGGCAGGAATTAG
- the LOC124911564 gene encoding phosphoglycolate phosphatase 2 produces the protein MSQLLSLGSARDLFDSVDAFLFDCDGVIWKGDKLIDGVPQTLEMLRSQGKKLVFVTNNSTKSRNQYAQKFRSLGITVTQDEIFSSSFAAAMYLKVNHFPQDKKVYVIGEEGILEELELAGFTALGGPEDGKKTVQLKPGYLFEHENSVGAVVVGLDQYINYYKLQYATLCIRENPGCLFIATNRDAVGHMTDLQEWPGAGCMVAAVCGSTEKEPIVVGKPSTFLMDFLLKKFQIPTSRMCMVGDRLDTDIKFGQNAGCKTLLVLSG, from the exons ATGTCTCAACTCCTCTCTCTTGGATCCGCACGAGATCTCTTCGATTCTGTCGATGCATTTCTCTTTGACTGCGACg GCGTAATCTGGAAGGGCGATAAGCTTATTGATGGAGTTCCCCAGACTTTGGAGATGCTTCGATCGCAg ggaAAGAAGCTTGTGTTTGTCACAAACAATTCCACCAAGTCCAGAAATCAATACGCTCAAAAGTTCCGTTCTCTTGGGATTACAGTCACCCag GATGAGATATTCTCCTCCTCATTTGCTGCGGCCATGTACTTGAAAGTCAATCATTTTCCTCAGGATAAGAAG GTCTATGTAATAGGCGAGGAAGGTATATTGGAAGAGCTGGAGCTTGCTGGTTTTACCGCTCTGGGTGGCCCG GAGGATGGGAAAAAGACTGTGCAGCTGAAGCCGGGCTATCTCTTTGAGCATGAAAACAGT GTTGGAGCTGTGGTGGTTGGACTGGACcagtatataaattattacaaactaCA GTACGCAACTCTCTGTATTCGCGAGAATCCAGGTTGTCTTTTCATTGCTACCAACCGTGATGCAGTTGGACATATGACTGATTTGCAAGAGTGGCCTG GGGCGGGATGTATGGTTGCTGCTGTATGTGGGTCGACAGAGAAAGAGCCTATTGTGGTTGGAAAGCCATCAACTTTTTTGATGGACTTCCTGTTGAAAAA GTTCCAAATCCCTACTTCGAGAATGTGTATGGTAGGTGACAGGTTGGATACTGACATCAAATTTGGCCAGAATGCTGGTTGCAAAACTCTCCTCGTTCTTTCAGGTTAG
- the LOC124911931 gene encoding transcription initiation factor TFIID subunit 11 — MKQSKDPFEVAFEEEDEEEEEDSPPTSPIGPNAIEPETAYSKQQINSNVQKDEADRPPKLLKSQAGSISKGVAVQTSKPKDEDEEEEEENLDVELGKFPTTGDPDKMEKMQVILSQFTEEQMSRYESFRRSGFQKANMKRLLTSITGSQKISIPMTIVVSGIAKIFVGELVETARVVMTERKESGPIRPCHIREAHRRLKLEGKVPKRSIPRLFR, encoded by the exons ATGAAGCAGTCAAAGGATCCTTTTGAAGTTGCATTTGAGGAggaggatgaagaagaagaggaggattCACCTCCCACTTCCCCCATTGGACCTAATGCCATTGAACCCGAGACAGCCTATTCGAAACAGCAAATCAATTCTAATGTCCAAAAGGATGAAGCTGACCGTCCTCCCAAGTTATTAAAATCCCAGGCTGGATCAATATCTAAAGGTGTTGCTGTCCAAACTAGTAAGCCCAAAGATGAAGAcgaggaagaagaggaggagaacTTGGATGTTGAGCTGGGGAAGTTTCCAACTACTGGCGACCCTGATAAAATGGAAAAGATGCA GGTAATATTGTCACAATTCACAGAGGAGCAAATGAGTAGGTATGAATCATTTAGAAGATCAGGTTTTCAGAAAGCTAATATGAAAAGG TTGTTGACTAGCATCACTGGAAGTCAAAAGATTTCTATACCGATGACTATTGTGGTGTCGGGAATTGCAAAAATATTTGTGGGAGAGCTAGTTGAAACTG CAAGAGTTGTGATGACAGAGAGAAAGGAGAGTGGCCCAATTAGACCTTGCCACATTAGGGAAGCACATAGAAGATTGAAACTGGAAGGCAAGGTGCCAAAAAGATCAATCCCAAGACTGTTTAGGTAG
- the LOC124912367 gene encoding protein ENDOSPERM DEFECTIVE 1-like yields MDAADSVSQVQSQTTANSTAAYSTAIPPIPHRRPRVREISSRFMSSLASPSPSPSSSISYTPCASQHRAKSPTPKYGVSTPLPSAAFHSNQHQRSNSAQRSRGGGGEPDLLRCSDENVKESVIRSLEAQLRINPSKQQQVTSLQQQQQQQRKPRIASSSVKLPKDKENVGKSPDHESSRRSLESQIESVGSKVRNGTFGLSKRPDTPVPTGGSATERIVSSRYRLCSRSLDRSLSGRAPAPVSSAANLLRSSGMSMSSSVSTNDFSSSGYTSASETCDGDDDDDDDDDHSTATLSEPNTPRSQTDHRDSSKSLLAPSGSSSINLSSLSKFERPLLHQSIRHLEDGSSKAGNTCLPPLPCLKQQQVEAAADVRKSRMNLQQQKVDRHSLKLLHNHYMKWRFVNAKSKASMIAEKKEAENKLYSLGCMTAELRESVQRKRIELELLKMKNTIKTILKDQMPYLDEWSELEGEYSSSLSDVTKALVNASIQLPLGGNVHVDTKEVGEALGSAIKMMESISCNINGFIERAEETDVYGSEVARMVGGERALVEECKELLYKTHASQVEECSLRGQLMQLQKR; encoded by the exons ATGGACGCCGCCGATTCAGTCTCTCAGGTTCAATCTCAAACTACTGCCAATTCTACCGCCGCCTATTCCACGGCGATTCCTCCGATTCCTCATCGTCGTCCCAGAGTAAGAGAAATCAGTTCTCGATTTATGTCATCATTAGcctctccttctccttctccctCTTCCTCAATCTCATACACTCCTTGCGCTTCTCAACATCGGGCAAAGTCGCCCACTCCGAAATATGGTGTTTCAACTCCTCTTCCTTCCGCCGCTTTCCATTCGAATCAGCATCAACGTTCCAACTCTGCACAGAGAAGtcgaggaggaggaggagagcCAGATCTATTGCGTTGTTCAGATGAAAATGTCAAAGAATCGGTTATTCGAAGCTTAGAAGCGCAATTGCGTATAAACCCTAGCAAGCAACAGCAAGTAACTTCtctacaacaacaacaacaacaacagagGAAGCCTCGTATTGCATCATCCTCGGTCAAGCTTCCCAAGGACAAGGAAAACGTGGGGAAATCGCCGGATCATGAATCTTCGAGAAGAAGTCTGGAGTCACAAATCGAGTCTGTTGGTTCCAAGGTACGGAATGGAACTTTTGGGTTATCAAAGAGACCTGACACGCCTGTTCCTACGGGGGGATCGGCAACAGAAAGAATAGTATCTTCGAGGTACAGGCTATGCTCCCGCAGCCTTGACCGCTCATTGTCTGGCCGAGCACCAGCACCTGTTTCTTCCGCTGCCAATCTATTACGGTCAAGTGGGATGTCGATGTCCTCGTCAGTTTCCACCAACGATTTTTCTTCTTCCGGGTACACTTCAGCCTCCGAGACTTGTGAtggcgatgatgatgatgatgatgacgacgatcaTAGTACAGCAACATTGTCTGAACCGAATACCCCTCGTTCTCAGACTGACCACCGGGATTCATCAAAGTCACTACTGGCTCCATCTGGGTCATCTTCAATAAATTTAAGTAGCCTATCCAAGTTTGAGAGACCTCTTCTTCATCAGTCTATAAGGCATTTAGAAGACGGATCATCAAAGGCAGGAAACACTTGTCTGCCTCCTCTGCCTTGCCTGAAGCAGCAGCAGGTAGAGGCTGCTGCGGATGTAAGGAAAAGCAGAATGAATTTGCAGCAGCAGAAGGTGGATAGGCATTCTTTGAAGTTGCTTCATAACCATTACATGAAGTGGAGATTTGTGAATGCAAAATCAAAGGCCTCTATGATTGCAGAGAAAAAGGAAGCTGag AATAAGCTATATTCATTGGGATGCATGACAGCAGAGTTGCGTGAAAGTGTCCAAAGAAAGCGTATCGAGCTTGAGTTGTTAAAGATGAAAAACACCATAAAGACGATCCTCAAAGATCAA aTGCCATATTTGGATGAATGGTCTGAATTGGAGGGAGAGTATTCATCTTCTCTATCAGATGTAACAAAGGCTTTGGTTAATGCATCAATTCAACTTCCACTGGGTGGGAATGTTCAT gtTGACACAAAAGAAGTTGGAGAAGCTTTGGGGTCGGCAATAAAGATGATGGAAAGCATAAGTTGTAATATAAATGGATTCATCGAAAGA gcTGAAGAGACAGATGTATATGGTTCGGAGGTAGCAAGAATGGTTGGTGGAGAAAGAGCTCTTGTAGAAGAATGCAAAGAGTTGCTTTACAAGACGCACGCATCAcag GTGGAAGAATGCAGCCTTAGAGGACAGCTAATGCAATTACAAAAacgttag
- the LOC124911919 gene encoding CTP synthase-like, with amino-acid sequence MKYVLVTGGVVSGLGKGVTASSVGVLLNACGLRVTSIKIDPYLNTDAGTMSPFEHGEVFVLDDGGEVDLDLGNYERFLDIKLTRDNNITTGKIYQSVIDKERRGDYLGKTVQVVPHITDAIQDWIERVAAIPVDGKEGPADVCVIELGGTIGDIESMPFIEALGQFSYRVGSGNFCLIHVSLVPVLNVVGEQKTKPTQHSVKGLRSLGLMPNILACRSTAELEENVKRKLCQFCHVPEENILTLYDVSNIWHVPLLLKDQKAHEAISKVLNLGITSEPHLSEWTSRAELCDMLQESVRIAMVGKYTGLSDSYLSVLKALLHGSVACGRKLCVDWVPSSDLEDATATENPDAYRKAWSLLKGADGVLVPGGFGDRGVQGKILAAKYARENKVPYFGICLGMQIAVIEFSRSIIGWKDANSTEFEPNTKNPCVIFMPEGSKTQMGGTMRLGSRRTYFHVADCKSAKLYGNKSFIDERHRHRYEVNPDMVEKLEEAGLSFTGKDESGRRMEIVELLGHPFFIGVQFHPEFKSRPGKPSPLFLGFIAAACGQLDAVLRKGVGKAANGIGNGTNKSSSSSRHYGNGNKATRPLVDIIYSNGNGVHY; translated from the exons atgaagtaTGTTTTGGTGACGGGCGGAGTTGTTAGCGGTCTGGGGAAAGGGGTGACGGCCAGCAGCGTAGGTGTCCTTCTCAATGCATGCGGCCTTCGAGTTACTTCAATAAAGATTg ATCCTTACCTGAATACTGATGCTGGGACTATGTCTCCTTTTGAACATGGAGAGGTGTTTGTTTTAGATGACGGTGGAGAG GTGGACCTAGACCTTGGAAACTACGAACGCTTCCTGGATATCAAATTGACACGTGACAATAATATCACTACTGGAAAAATTTATCAG TCTGTAATTGACAAAGAGAGAAGAGGAGACTATCTTGGGAAAACTGTTCAAGTTGTCCCCCACATAACAGATGCCATTCAAGATTGGATTGAGCGAGTGGCAGCCATCCCAGTGGATGGAAAAGAAGGGCCAGCTGATGTGTGCGTCATTGAATTGGGTGGTACAATAG GGGACATAGAATCAATGCCATTCATTGAGGCTTTGGGACAATTCTCTTACCGTGTTG GTTCGGGCAACTTTTGCTTGATACATGTCAGCCTTGTGCCTGTTTTGAACGTTGTTGGTGAGCAG AAAACTAAACCCACTCAGCATAGTGTCAAAGGACTTAGAAGCTTGGGATTGATGCCAAATATTTTAGCTTGCCGCAGCACAGCG GAACTCGAAGAGAATGTGAAGCGAAAACTTTGTCAGTTTTGCCATGTCCCA GAAGAAAACATACTCACTTTGTATGATGTTTCCAACATCTGGCAcgttcctttacttttaaaa GATCAGAAGGCACACGAAGCAATCTCAAAAGTCCTGAACCTTGG tATCACCAGTGAGCCTCATTTGTCGGAGTGGACATCCAGAGCCGAGCTCTGTGATATGTTGCAAGAATCC GTCAGAATTGCTATGGTTGGAAAATATACTGGACTTTCGGATTCCTATCTTTCTGTGTTAAAG GCCCTTTTGCATGGTTCTGTGGCATGCGGCAGGAAACTTTGTGTTGATTGGGTTCCATCCAGTGACCTTGAAGATGCAACTGCTACCGAG AATCCTGATGCTTATAGAAAGGCGTGGAGCTTGTTGAAG GGTGCAGATGGGGTTCTTGTTCCTGGAGGATTTGGTGACAGAGGAGTACAAGGGAAAATTTTGGCTGCAAAATATGCTAGGGAAAATAAGGTTCCATATTTTGGGATATGCCTAGGAATGCAAATTGCTGTCATTGAGTTTTCACGATCAATTATTGGGTGGAAAGATGCAAACAGCACTGAGTTTGAACCAAACACTAAGAACCCTTGTGTCATATTTATGCCCgag GGGTCAAAAACCCAAATGGGCGGTACAATGCGTCTTGGATCTAGGAGGACTTATTTTCATGTGGCAGACTGTAAAAGTGCAAAACT ATACGGAAACAAGAGCTTTATTGACGAGAGACATAGACATAGATACGAG GTGAACCCGGATATGGTAGAAAAACTTGAAGAAGCTGGCCTCTCATTTACTGGTAAAGATGAAAGTGGTCGACGAATGGAG ATTGTTGAGCTTTTAGGCCATCCATTCTTTATCGGTGTCCAATTCCATCCCGAGTTCAAATCTAGACCTGGGAAACCGTCGCCTCTCTTCTTAG GGTTCATTGCAGCTGCCTGCGGACAGTTAGATGCAGTGTTAAGAAAGGGTGTGGGGAAAGCAGCAAATGGGATCGGTAATGGCACCAACaagtcgtcgtcgtcgtctcgTCACTATGGAAATGGAAACAAGGCTACTCGTCCACTTGTTGACATTATCTATAGCAATGGAAACGGCGTGCATTACTAG